A stretch of the Archangium violaceum genome encodes the following:
- a CDS encoding DoxX family protein: MDALAPLGRLLFSAIFIFSGFNHFANGEAMMGYARSAGLPFPALAIYGSGVVLLVGGVCILLGVFARIAAVAIAVFLVAAALTMHRFWGLPPQEAAMQMTHFWKNISMAGGALLLVHFGPGPYSIRARSRVLLERQARRLPPALRPRPQS; this comes from the coding sequence ATGGATGCCCTGGCTCCACTCGGCCGGCTGCTCTTCTCGGCCATCTTCATCTTCAGCGGCTTCAACCACTTCGCCAACGGCGAGGCGATGATGGGCTACGCGCGGAGCGCGGGCCTTCCGTTCCCGGCGCTCGCCATCTACGGCTCGGGCGTGGTGCTGCTCGTGGGTGGGGTGTGCATCCTGCTCGGTGTCTTCGCCCGCATCGCCGCGGTGGCCATCGCCGTCTTCCTCGTCGCGGCGGCGCTCACCATGCACCGCTTCTGGGGCCTGCCTCCCCAGGAGGCGGCGATGCAGATGACCCACTTCTGGAAGAACATCTCCATGGCGGGAGGGGCGCTGCTGCTCGTGCACTTCGGACCCGGCCCTTACAGCATCAGGGCACGATCGCGGGTGCTCCTGGAGCGGCAAGCCCGGCGCCTGCCACCGGCCCTGCGTCCGCGCCCACAGTCTTGA
- a CDS encoding sensor histidine kinase produces the protein MASSWDPGPELAWRLHAGCPDACIVFQSVRDDTGVLLDFQWTSLNPAAEPFVEGLGRALSAWRGVEGLPERSTLGEVVASGTPLTFELCGRVAGARRWFRARAVKHGDGFALWLSDITEAHAQLCALREELERERAARAREEHLRLALETARMVTWEWSSARRTLLWSPNADVFFGWPPGSVADTPERFLDGVLPEERSRVIEALEQGGRAEGPYTFQFRGRWVDGTVRCYEVVGQTLSEEGQPTRMLGVVMDCTERARAQSALREAEERYRLASWATNDLLWDWNPSTDHIHWGEASLAVLGYLPEEMGGIGWWTEQVHPDDREMVLRNFEHAVESGGEAWLGEYRFRRKDGTYAHVLDRGLLARDAKGRTVRMIGSIMDITERRRAVERMEEEARFRERFIGILGHDLRNPLNAISLSARALLRRGLPPSQEQLARRIETSAARMGNMISDILDLTRVRLSGGIPLNLAPTSLPALCRQVVEELTVAHPERDIILETQGEGEGIWDPERLAQVVSNLVANALVHGTQEGPVFVRCTGDVQRQVLEISNRGAPIPSHQMATLFDPFRQVGAGRSGRGSGLGLGLFIVRELVEAHGGRVTVRSEASHGTTFTVVLPRDARQSAGTRDRASGAAQTA, from the coding sequence ATGGCTTCATCCTGGGATCCAGGGCCCGAGCTCGCGTGGCGGCTCCATGCCGGGTGTCCGGATGCGTGCATCGTCTTCCAGTCCGTGCGGGATGACACCGGCGTCCTGCTCGACTTCCAGTGGACATCGCTCAACCCGGCGGCCGAGCCGTTCGTGGAAGGCCTGGGCCGCGCGCTCTCGGCATGGCGCGGGGTGGAGGGCTTGCCGGAACGGAGCACCCTGGGCGAGGTGGTGGCGAGTGGCACGCCGCTCACCTTCGAGCTGTGCGGCCGGGTCGCGGGCGCGCGGCGCTGGTTCCGGGCTCGAGCGGTGAAGCACGGTGACGGCTTCGCGTTGTGGCTCTCCGACATCACCGAGGCCCACGCGCAACTGTGCGCCTTGCGCGAGGAACTGGAGCGGGAGCGGGCCGCGCGGGCACGGGAGGAGCACCTGCGGCTGGCGCTGGAAACGGCGCGGATGGTGACGTGGGAGTGGTCGTCGGCGCGACGCACCCTCCTCTGGTCCCCCAACGCGGATGTCTTCTTCGGTTGGCCTCCGGGCAGCGTCGCCGACACGCCGGAGCGCTTCCTGGACGGGGTGCTCCCCGAGGAGCGTTCCCGGGTCATCGAGGCCCTCGAGCAGGGAGGGCGCGCGGAGGGTCCCTACACCTTCCAGTTCCGCGGGCGGTGGGTGGACGGCACGGTGCGCTGCTACGAGGTGGTGGGGCAGACCCTGAGCGAGGAAGGCCAGCCCACGCGGATGCTCGGCGTGGTGATGGACTGCACCGAGCGCGCGCGGGCCCAGTCGGCGCTGCGTGAGGCCGAGGAGCGCTACCGGCTGGCCTCCTGGGCCACCAATGATCTGCTCTGGGACTGGAACCCCTCCACGGATCACATCCACTGGGGCGAGGCCAGCCTCGCGGTGCTGGGCTACCTCCCCGAGGAGATGGGCGGCATCGGCTGGTGGACGGAGCAGGTGCATCCGGATGATCGGGAGATGGTGCTGCGCAATTTCGAGCACGCGGTGGAGTCGGGCGGGGAGGCGTGGTTGGGCGAGTACCGCTTCCGGCGCAAGGACGGCACGTACGCGCACGTGTTGGACCGGGGGCTGCTGGCCCGCGACGCGAAGGGGCGCACGGTGCGGATGATCGGCTCGATCATGGACATCACCGAGCGCAGGCGCGCGGTGGAGCGGATGGAGGAGGAGGCGCGGTTCCGCGAGCGCTTCATCGGGATTCTGGGGCATGACCTGCGCAACCCACTCAATGCAATCTCGCTGTCGGCGCGGGCGTTGCTGCGGCGTGGCCTGCCTCCGTCCCAGGAGCAGCTGGCCCGGCGGATCGAGACGAGCGCGGCGCGCATGGGGAACATGATCTCGGACATCCTGGACCTGACGCGCGTGCGGCTGTCCGGGGGAATTCCCCTGAACCTGGCGCCCACGAGCCTGCCCGCGCTGTGTCGGCAGGTGGTGGAGGAGCTGACGGTGGCGCACCCGGAGCGCGACATCATCCTGGAGACCCAGGGCGAGGGCGAGGGCATCTGGGATCCGGAGCGACTGGCGCAAGTGGTGAGCAACCTGGTGGCCAACGCGCTGGTGCACGGCACGCAGGAGGGTCCTGTCTTCGTGCGGTGCACGGGCGATGTGCAGCGGCAGGTGCTGGAGATTTCCAATCGGGGGGCACCCATCCCGAGCCACCAGATGGCCACGCTGTTCGATCCATTCCGTCAGGTGGGAGCGGGCAGGAGCGGGCGGGGAAGCGGGCTGGGGCTGGGGCTGTTCATCGTGCGAGAGCTCGTCGAGGCGCATGGCGGCCGAGTGACGGTGCGCTCCGAGGCGAGCCATGGGACGACGTTCACCGTCGTCCTGCCCCGGGACGCGCGCCAATCAGCCGGGACGAGGGACCGGGCCTCGGGAGCGGCACAGACGGCCTGA
- a CDS encoding DEAD/DEAH box helicase, with protein sequence MSTFKSLGLSPESLDAVRRARFASPTPIQAQAIPPALAGRDVIGCAVTGTGKTAAYLLPLVERLAGQPSPAGLVLAPTRELVQQIAEEAAFFGEPRGISRAVVIGGTDMGAQVEVLRQRPSLILATPGRLADLLKAGAVNLSSVRMLVLDEADRMLEMGFVPELEQILAALPRERQTLLFSATLGHNVTRFAQEVLRRPVRVEVTPSGTPAARAVQRLYEVDPQEKYPLLLSLLARDQLSTLVFTRTRERAEKVQEVLKRAGYKTAAIHADRTPGQRRQALEGFRRGQYRCLVATDIASRGLDVDDIGHVINFDLPHSPEDYVHRIGRTARAGASGRASTFVTERDEETVRAIERITRMTLPRVEVPREDSVFLEEMQTFREGQDGAGLMDLEESWEAPASKADRTRPRPRPRTETGGKKARGGVGPSREGKPERRGGDSSRRAAPARGGGTARGGGTARGGGTARGGGTARGAAPRRGREESPRGERAMPARRGEGVRGRDTARGARGADTRGKNTGQGRRGTRGAERPGGKVGGRKGGPPRGTGPSSRGRGGGGRRGR encoded by the coding sequence GTGAGCACCTTCAAGTCCCTCGGCCTCTCTCCTGAATCGCTCGATGCGGTGCGGCGCGCCCGCTTCGCCTCTCCCACTCCGATCCAGGCCCAGGCCATCCCGCCGGCGCTCGCCGGGCGGGACGTCATTGGTTGTGCCGTCACCGGCACGGGAAAGACAGCCGCCTACCTGCTGCCCCTGGTCGAGCGCCTGGCCGGTCAACCCAGCCCCGCCGGTCTGGTGCTCGCCCCCACGCGCGAGCTCGTGCAGCAGATCGCCGAGGAAGCCGCCTTCTTCGGTGAGCCGCGCGGTATCTCCCGGGCGGTGGTCATCGGCGGCACCGACATGGGCGCCCAGGTGGAGGTGCTCCGCCAGCGTCCCTCGCTGATCCTCGCCACTCCGGGCCGGCTGGCCGACCTGCTCAAGGCGGGCGCGGTGAACCTCTCCTCGGTGCGCATGCTCGTGCTGGACGAGGCGGACCGGATGCTGGAGATGGGCTTCGTGCCCGAGCTGGAGCAGATCCTCGCCGCCCTGCCCCGCGAGCGCCAGACGCTCCTCTTCTCCGCCACCCTCGGCCACAACGTGACGCGCTTCGCCCAGGAGGTGCTGCGCCGGCCCGTCCGGGTGGAGGTCACCCCGAGCGGGACTCCCGCCGCTCGCGCCGTGCAGCGGCTGTACGAGGTGGATCCGCAGGAGAAGTACCCGCTGTTGCTCAGCCTGCTCGCCAGGGATCAACTGAGCACGCTCGTCTTCACCCGCACCCGGGAGCGCGCCGAGAAGGTGCAGGAGGTCCTCAAGCGCGCGGGCTACAAGACCGCCGCCATCCACGCCGACCGCACGCCGGGACAGCGCCGCCAGGCGCTCGAGGGCTTCCGGCGAGGCCAGTACCGCTGTCTGGTGGCCACCGACATCGCGTCGCGCGGGCTGGACGTGGATGACATCGGCCACGTCATCAACTTCGACCTGCCGCACTCCCCGGAGGACTACGTCCACCGGATCGGCCGTACGGCGCGGGCCGGCGCGAGTGGGCGTGCCTCGACCTTCGTCACCGAGCGGGACGAGGAGACCGTGCGAGCCATCGAGCGCATCACCCGCATGACCCTGCCGCGCGTCGAGGTGCCGCGAGAGGACTCCGTCTTCCTCGAGGAGATGCAGACATTCCGGGAGGGGCAGGATGGCGCGGGCCTGATGGATCTCGAAGAGAGTTGGGAGGCTCCGGCGAGCAAGGCGGACCGCACACGTCCACGTCCCCGTCCCCGGACCGAGACCGGTGGGAAGAAGGCCCGCGGTGGAGTGGGTCCCTCGCGCGAGGGCAAACCGGAGCGTCGCGGTGGGGACAGCAGCCGCCGTGCGGCACCGGCTCGCGGTGGGGGTACGGCTCGCGGTGGGGGTACGGCTCGCGGTGGGGGGACGGCTCGCGGTGGAGGTACGGCTCGCGGCGCGGCTCCTCGCCGCGGGAGGGAGGAGTCCCCTCGCGGGGAACGCGCGATGCCCGCGCGCCGGGGTGAAGGCGTGCGTGGCCGGGACACCGCCCGTGGCGCGAGGGGGGCGGATACGCGCGGGAAGAACACCGGCCAGGGCAGGCGCGGCACCCGCGGCGCGGAGCGTCCGGGCGGCAAGGTGGGAGGGCGCAAGGGGGGTCCTCCACGCGGGACAGGCCCCTCCTCGCGAGGCCGTGGCGGCGGGGGACGGCGGGGCCGTTAG
- a CDS encoding metallophosphoesterase translates to MPLRLARRRSATQTAEAVSAPVHGPHRNHMKRNELRAVAPDPLRPEARLRWRDHFTLSENVLHVPGMHREHDGLRIAHLSDIHVGQATSAVRIRRAVAEVNARNPDLVFLTGDYVTHSPKPLPRVIELLAGFSSPVFAVLGNHDHWVDAHYLRTGFERLGYTVLQNEHRQVHVRGAPVTVLGIDDGRTGRDDVETTFRGAPESGTRLVLTHAPPTVDKLPPHGNLVQFSGHTHGGQFVVRGLTEAIFRRAGQPYIQGHYHVRGNQLYVNMGLGFGFGGPYLRRGTYPEVAFFTLHHVETAASH, encoded by the coding sequence ATGCCCCTGAGACTCGCCCGCCGACGTTCCGCCACCCAGACCGCCGAGGCGGTCTCCGCTCCCGTTCATGGGCCGCACCGGAACCACATGAAGCGGAACGAGCTGAGGGCCGTGGCGCCGGACCCGCTGAGGCCAGAGGCGCGGCTGCGTTGGAGGGATCACTTCACGCTGTCGGAGAACGTGCTGCACGTGCCGGGGATGCACCGGGAGCACGACGGGCTGCGCATCGCGCACCTGTCGGACATCCACGTGGGCCAGGCGACCTCGGCGGTGCGCATCCGCCGGGCGGTGGCCGAGGTGAACGCGCGCAACCCGGACCTGGTGTTCCTCACGGGCGACTACGTCACGCACAGCCCCAAGCCGCTGCCGCGAGTCATCGAGCTGCTGGCGGGCTTCTCCAGCCCGGTGTTCGCGGTGCTGGGCAACCATGACCACTGGGTGGACGCGCACTACCTGCGCACCGGCTTCGAGCGCCTGGGCTACACGGTGCTGCAGAACGAGCACCGCCAGGTGCACGTGCGCGGGGCGCCGGTGACGGTGCTGGGTATCGACGACGGGCGCACGGGCCGAGATGACGTGGAGACGACCTTCCGGGGCGCGCCCGAGTCGGGCACCCGCCTGGTGCTCACCCATGCGCCGCCCACCGTCGACAAGCTGCCGCCGCACGGCAACCTGGTGCAGTTCTCCGGGCACACCCACGGAGGCCAGTTCGTGGTGCGCGGCCTCACCGAGGCCATCTTCCGGCGCGCGGGCCAGCCCTACATCCAGGGCCACTACCATGTGCGCGGCAACCAGCTCTACGTGAACATGGGGCTGGGCTTCGGCTTCGGCGGGCCCTACCTGCGGCGCGGCACCTATCCCGAGGTGGCCTTCTTCACGCTGCACCACGTGGAGACGGCGGCCTCTCACTGA
- a CDS encoding sensor histidine kinase yields the protein MGQARQIGQVLVNLIVNAAQALPARDGVVEVSTLSRSSEVLVRVRDNGVGMPAEVRDKLFQPFFTTKPVGEGTGLGLAVAYGIITGHGGRIEVESEPGRGSCFTVRLPVAAAEVPVVPASAPEQVLGVCGTAAAQ from the coding sequence GTGGGGCAGGCCCGGCAGATCGGCCAGGTGCTCGTGAACCTCATCGTCAACGCCGCGCAGGCCCTGCCCGCCCGGGACGGCGTGGTGGAGGTGAGCACCCTCTCCAGGTCCAGCGAGGTGCTCGTGCGGGTGCGCGACAACGGGGTGGGCATGCCCGCCGAGGTGCGTGACAAGCTCTTCCAGCCGTTCTTCACGACGAAGCCCGTGGGCGAGGGGACCGGCCTGGGCCTCGCCGTCGCCTACGGCATCATCACCGGGCACGGGGGCCGCATCGAGGTCGAGTCGGAGCCCGGAAGGGGCTCGTGCTTCACCGTCCGGCTGCCAGTCGCCGCGGCGGAGGTGCCGGTGGTTCCGGCCTCCGCCCCGGAGCAGGTGCTGGGCGTGTGCGGGACAGCGGCGGCTCAGTGA
- the sitA5 gene encoding SitA5 family polymorphic toxin has product MAKQNRSPVCAAIRWGSSGPLRWGGTGALALIVLVLHAACVTRTPMGSRVGGGGPPPLTPPTEASARESRRAVPQLEQVSVVEVDVLEPGGSTRAVAVRGTEFRRAVQQLGDGLRIEGTPQEAAQRLFQSMPEEELLAEVYRGRVYRLVPLNDKGPLVPQAEAALRARYLRWCERHGGGDCLGLLTDGPYLRTDDQRTLALALAFGSVLEETRDALGRELSPQAVLSSLVWAAGMYLALWLVPEPILKTAAAALSVLLVAWLGVDAVWGLVDGWAAMAHRAYEATTFAELREAGEVFGRRIGTDAARALVLAVATLSGRTLGDAAARIRSLPRYGSMQAQWKAQGFRGTLSEAVEHVVAVETVVLSDHALAVVTSPQGPLAGAMFSQNSSAVAPQCHSGTIAIRHRGGNHQVILGNGQRWHLPRGKWLGDIPAEDKLGDELQAAAERIARQWGPHQLSPDERKVIEKVRKAGNLRSVAHLEGLARGRWVHRQMKEEFGHLLWNQRGVDVVDPRPGGLRYEVLSGTDENFGVHGRRMAGEFF; this is encoded by the coding sequence ATGGCGAAGCAGAACCGCAGTCCCGTGTGCGCCGCCATTCGGTGGGGCTCGTCAGGTCCACTGCGGTGGGGAGGCACAGGTGCTCTGGCCCTTATCGTCCTCGTCCTCCACGCCGCGTGTGTCACCCGAACTCCGATGGGTAGTCGAGTGGGCGGGGGCGGCCCTCCGCCGCTGACTCCACCGACGGAAGCTTCAGCGCGGGAATCCCGCCGGGCCGTCCCCCAGCTCGAGCAGGTGAGCGTCGTCGAGGTGGACGTGCTCGAGCCCGGCGGCTCTACACGGGCGGTAGCCGTCAGGGGGACGGAGTTCCGCCGGGCGGTGCAGCAGCTCGGGGACGGGCTGCGAATAGAGGGGACGCCGCAAGAGGCCGCGCAGCGGCTGTTCCAGTCCATGCCAGAGGAGGAACTGCTCGCAGAGGTGTATCGCGGTCGGGTCTACAGGCTGGTCCCCCTGAACGACAAGGGCCCGCTCGTCCCCCAGGCAGAGGCTGCGCTCCGGGCCAGATATCTGAGGTGGTGCGAGAGGCACGGCGGTGGTGATTGTCTGGGCCTCCTCACTGACGGGCCCTATCTGCGTACGGATGATCAGCGCACGCTCGCGCTCGCTCTGGCCTTCGGCTCCGTCCTGGAGGAGACGCGGGATGCCCTGGGTCGGGAGTTGAGCCCCCAGGCGGTGCTCTCGTCGCTGGTGTGGGCTGCTGGGATGTACCTCGCGCTCTGGCTGGTGCCCGAGCCCATCCTCAAAACAGCAGCCGCGGCGCTATCGGTACTGCTGGTGGCATGGCTGGGCGTGGACGCTGTGTGGGGGCTTGTGGATGGGTGGGCAGCAATGGCGCACCGGGCCTACGAGGCCACCACGTTCGCGGAGTTGCGCGAAGCGGGGGAGGTGTTCGGGAGGCGAATTGGCACGGACGCGGCTCGGGCGTTGGTTCTGGCTGTGGCGACGTTGAGCGGACGCACGCTGGGAGACGCGGCTGCGCGCATTCGTTCATTGCCGAGATACGGCTCGATGCAGGCGCAGTGGAAGGCCCAGGGCTTCCGGGGAACGCTGTCGGAGGCAGTGGAGCATGTGGTGGCGGTGGAGACGGTGGTCTTGTCGGACCATGCCCTCGCTGTCGTCACATCACCCCAGGGCCCTCTGGCTGGGGCGATGTTCAGCCAGAACAGTTCGGCGGTAGCTCCTCAATGCCACTCAGGGACCATCGCGATTCGTCATCGGGGAGGCAATCATCAGGTCATCCTCGGTAACGGCCAGAGGTGGCACCTGCCACGCGGAAAGTGGCTTGGCGACATCCCGGCGGAGGACAAGCTGGGAGACGAGTTGCAAGCCGCAGCCGAGCGGATCGCAAGACAATGGGGGCCCCATCAGCTCTCCCCGGATGAGCGCAAGGTGATCGAGAAGGTGCGCAAGGCGGGGAACCTCCGGAGTGTTGCTCATCTGGAGGGGCTGGCCAGGGGGCGCTGGGTACATCGACAGATGAAGGAAGAGTTCGGGCACCTGCTCTGGAACCAGCGAGGGGTCGATGTGGTGGATCCCAGGCCAGGTGGACTGCGATACGAAGTGCTATCTGGGACAGACGAGAATTTTGGAGTGCACGGCCGCCGGATGGCCGGAGAGTTCTTCTGA
- a CDS encoding SIR2 family NAD-dependent protein deacylase, producing the protein MVAQRLDEEGLTGDAMAVRGALSKKVPNYLDAARAAREGLGPTWYKVLSEVFDPPRGRALEESLALPRAIWELGSKLVLTTNYDRVLHWACPERDDLRSWDIEAPAELVRLLRDHLDYPTIWHLHGTIANAADLILTPDGYSRLYATNDAGGSHYEAALTSLRVLLASHTLLFIGFSFEDTTFGDQLRWLEETFRGAGGPHYVLVRGAERDRMRARLQGLPLELLTYAEYGEPLVARVRELAAVGHQRPMTP; encoded by the coding sequence ATGGTGGCGCAGAGGCTGGATGAGGAAGGGCTTACCGGCGACGCGATGGCGGTACGGGGGGCGCTGTCGAAGAAGGTGCCGAACTACCTCGATGCGGCCCGCGCTGCGCGAGAGGGCCTTGGCCCGACCTGGTACAAGGTGCTCAGCGAGGTATTCGATCCGCCCCGAGGCCGTGCCCTGGAAGAGAGCCTCGCGTTGCCACGCGCCATCTGGGAGCTCGGCAGCAAGCTCGTGCTCACGACGAATTACGACCGCGTCTTGCATTGGGCATGTCCCGAGCGGGACGATCTGCGCTCCTGGGATATCGAGGCGCCCGCGGAGCTCGTGAGGCTGCTGCGCGACCACCTCGACTACCCGACGATCTGGCATTTGCATGGCACGATCGCGAACGCGGCGGATCTGATCCTCACGCCCGATGGATACAGCCGCCTCTATGCAACGAATGATGCGGGAGGCTCTCACTATGAGGCCGCGCTCACCTCGTTGCGCGTCCTGCTCGCGTCACACACGCTGCTCTTCATCGGCTTCAGCTTCGAGGATACGACCTTCGGCGATCAACTCCGGTGGCTCGAGGAGACATTCCGGGGTGCCGGGGGCCCTCACTATGTGCTCGTTCGCGGAGCCGAGCGTGACCGCATGCGTGCACGGCTGCAGGGGCTTCCCCTGGAGCTCCTGACCTACGCGGAGTATGGCGAGCCGCTCGTGGCTCGCGTGCGAGAGCTCGCTGCCGTGGGTCATCAGCGTCCGATGACTCCGTAA
- a CDS encoding diguanylate cyclase, whose amino-acid sequence MQIHGPELGKKYTLHEIELNIGREEGNHIVVDLDNVSRKHARILRRQGRMFVQDLGSTNGTYLNDHEVTQETPLRSGDLIKMGGSIFKFLTGDNVELQYHETIYTLTIVDGLTGVNNKRYFLEYLEREMGRCHRYGRPLTLMMFDIDSFKKINDVHGHLAGDYVLRELAQTLKRMVRKEQCFARYGGEEFALVIPEDGADRTLIFAEKIRQTIEKKHFSFESQDIPVTLSLGVANMTPEMMEPLQLIKVADANLYKAKKSGRNRVVGTIYPVATTLASVTSLVREPRRPIDGMALVRRNLDRSPPGPVLAFEVADERSIIELLGSSSFETWTFELEQEVERVIGPADLLGNWRDRYVLAALEVRSGEERARAVVDAVRAAWVARPVPDAVSGRLTRSLRTAVLPPEVVVASGERCLDRLAVQLLDDAGRAVLLDSRSELPFPLSAPRALVLAQRTAFTRFKAIVDALESSLRFVVALELALLRDGEHARARDDAAALIASHTGEPLPLGTWEELAVQLAVLLPRSSGEPVMGALRSLVRNDGQRSALSERVREAVLERERLIGHGITLSDDAYREQEEVFGKLLDEFLKLLEPLKQARLVSVAEIESLEADDDGVRYALYGHQGATEHFPIGHERLEARLARDWCYLLVQGRAPLCLAPIVAARTCESCGRVEVFLAEGLWLGAPRERRPASGASPPTTRPRFAFLSTPGPGSSSRPPKPFPRRILRPSGNPPRVPCRWPRRSSRLRPLTRW is encoded by the coding sequence GTGCAGATCCACGGGCCGGAGTTGGGGAAGAAGTACACGCTCCATGAGATCGAGCTCAACATCGGGCGAGAAGAAGGCAACCACATCGTGGTGGACCTCGACAACGTCTCGCGCAAGCACGCGCGCATCCTCCGCAGGCAGGGGAGGATGTTCGTGCAGGATCTGGGCTCCACCAACGGTACCTACCTGAACGACCATGAGGTGACGCAGGAGACCCCGCTGCGCAGCGGTGACCTCATCAAGATGGGCGGCTCCATCTTCAAGTTCCTCACCGGTGACAACGTGGAACTGCAGTACCACGAGACCATCTACACGCTGACGATCGTGGATGGGCTCACCGGGGTGAACAACAAGCGCTACTTCCTCGAGTACCTGGAGAGGGAGATGGGGCGGTGCCACCGTTACGGGCGCCCGCTGACGCTGATGATGTTCGACATCGACTCCTTCAAGAAGATCAACGATGTCCACGGGCACCTTGCGGGTGACTACGTGCTGCGCGAGCTGGCGCAGACCCTCAAGCGGATGGTGCGCAAGGAGCAGTGCTTCGCGCGCTACGGCGGCGAGGAGTTCGCGCTCGTCATCCCCGAGGACGGGGCGGACAGGACACTCATTTTCGCGGAGAAGATCCGCCAGACCATCGAGAAGAAGCACTTCTCCTTCGAGAGCCAGGATATCCCGGTCACCCTGTCGCTGGGGGTGGCGAACATGACGCCGGAGATGATGGAGCCCCTGCAACTCATCAAGGTCGCAGACGCCAATCTCTACAAAGCCAAGAAGAGCGGACGTAACCGGGTGGTTGGCACGATCTACCCAGTTGCGACCACTCTGGCCTCGGTGACGTCGCTGGTGCGTGAACCCCGTCGGCCCATCGACGGAATGGCACTCGTGCGACGCAACCTCGACAGATCTCCTCCTGGTCCCGTGCTGGCTTTCGAGGTAGCAGACGAGCGCAGCATCATCGAGCTCCTGGGCTCATCGAGCTTCGAGACGTGGACCTTCGAGTTGGAGCAGGAGGTCGAAAGAGTCATTGGCCCCGCGGATCTTCTGGGAAACTGGCGGGACCGTTATGTCCTCGCGGCACTCGAGGTGAGGAGTGGTGAGGAGCGGGCCCGTGCCGTGGTGGATGCGGTCAGGGCCGCCTGGGTGGCGCGGCCTGTTCCGGATGCAGTCAGTGGGAGACTGACGCGCTCGCTGCGCACAGCGGTTCTGCCCCCGGAGGTTGTCGTGGCCTCGGGAGAGCGATGCCTGGATCGCCTCGCAGTCCAACTCCTTGATGACGCGGGGCGCGCGGTCTTGCTGGATTCTCGTTCGGAGTTGCCGTTCCCCCTTTCCGCGCCGCGTGCGCTCGTCCTCGCCCAGCGCACGGCATTCACCCGCTTCAAGGCCATCGTGGATGCGCTGGAGTCGTCGCTCCGCTTCGTGGTGGCCCTGGAGCTTGCTCTCCTGCGTGATGGCGAGCACGCGCGGGCTCGCGACGATGCCGCGGCCCTGATCGCCAGCCACACCGGCGAGCCACTCCCTCTGGGCACCTGGGAAGAGCTGGCCGTCCAGCTCGCCGTGCTCCTTCCCAGGTCGTCGGGTGAACCCGTGATGGGCGCGCTGCGGAGCCTGGTGAGAAACGATGGCCAACGCTCCGCTCTGTCGGAGCGGGTACGTGAGGCCGTCCTCGAGCGGGAGCGGCTCATCGGCCACGGCATCACCCTGTCCGACGATGCGTATCGCGAGCAGGAAGAGGTGTTCGGAAAGCTCCTGGATGAGTTCCTCAAGCTCCTCGAGCCACTCAAGCAGGCTCGGCTCGTCAGCGTGGCGGAGATCGAATCGCTGGAAGCGGATGACGACGGCGTCCGCTACGCGCTCTACGGCCACCAGGGCGCCACCGAACACTTTCCCATCGGCCATGAGCGCCTCGAGGCGCGGCTGGCGCGCGATTGGTGTTATCTGCTCGTCCAGGGCCGTGCGCCGCTGTGCCTCGCACCGATCGTGGCGGCCCGGACTTGCGAGAGCTGTGGCCGGGTCGAGGTGTTCCTGGCCGAGGGACTCTGGCTGGGCGCCCCAAGGGAGCGGAGGCCCGCGTCCGGGGCGTCACCTCCAACCACAAGGCCTCGATTCGCGTTCCTTTCGACACCCGGGCCCGGCTCTTCTTCGAGGCCACCCAAGCCATTCCCGCGCCGAATCCTCCGTCCGAGCGGCAACCCACCTCGAGTGCCGTGCCGATGGCCGCGCCGGTCGTCTCGTCTCCGCCCGCTGACACGGTGGTGA